GTCGACAAAATCCTGTGCTGCCAGGTAGTCGAAGGCGGCAGCAAAGTCCCCCACGTGGCGTGGTGCGCCGGCATTGGTCAGCGCACCCGGCACGGCGTCGGGGTCCATTCCCGCCGTTCCGCCTTCCCTGCTGAGCAGGTCAAGTGCCAGTGCGCTGTAGCCTGCCTTCGCGAAACGCCGGGCCACGTCCAGGATGTGAGGCGTAAGCCCGCGGTTCTCATGGCAGATCATCACGGCCGGGCCGGCCGCTGCTCCATCAGGCCGGGCAAGGTAGCCACTGATGTCCGTGCCGCCCGTGGGGAAGGTGACAGTCGACGTCGTCAGCCCCGGAGTACCCTCCGGTACGGACAGGGGGCTCTTGGCTCCCGGGTCGGCACCGGCGGCCGCGGTGCCGTTACCCGCCGTCGGCGATGAAGGAGTGGGTGTGGGCATCGGGTCTGTGCTGCGCGGAACTTCCTCGGGCGTACAGCCCACCAGCAGCATGGCAGCGGAGGCGGCGGCCATGCTCCCGGTGATGAACGCGACGCGGCGGGTGAAGGTCCGGTGGGTCATCTCGCCGGCGCGGTAATCGTCGAAGAATTCCTCGATTAAATACTCTTCGAACTTTCCCAACCGGACCATGGCGACCTCCTGAAGTAGATCATCATCGTTTCCTAAATTCGGACCGACAACAAGGGTCGGCAAAGCCGAAGCTGACAGCTGGCGGAATGCTTCCGTAACCGTTCTGGCAGTGGAACCAATCCGCCGTCAGTGCCGTTGCTGAGAAATGCCTTCCGGAAGCGCTAGTCTCAGGAATGCAGGGGAGGAAAGCCGTGGCAGCAGTAATTCTGGGTTGGAATGCGGACCGGTGGGACCGCTGGAACTACCGTGCCGTCGTCGAGCAGGTCCTCGAATCCGGTAGGTTTCCAGACCGCTGGGATGTCGGTCCGAACTGGAGTATCCAGCCGGAAACGGAAGCCTGGCTGCTGTTCCAGGGCACCAGCGAGGCGGGTACCGGCCTGATTGGCCACGGCGTTGTGCTCTCCGAAACCCTCGAGGCCGAACATCTTCCGGACGCGGGGAGCGGCGGACGGTACGCCGCCGTCGTCTTCGACGCTCTGCTGCCCCTTGGCGAGCAGATACGGTCGGACGTGCTGATTGAAGCAGTCCCCGGCATACCTTGGGTCGATGCACTCCACCGCCCGGTGGTGTCCGTCCCGCCGTCCGCGGAGCCGGGACTCCGCCAGCTGTGGCGGGACCTGGGGCCCGCGGCCATCGAGCCTACCGAACTCGTCCCCGGAACCTACCCGCTGAACGCGATCAGCAGCATTGTGGTCAACCGCTACGAGCGGGACCCCGACGCGCGGCGTGTCTGCCTGGCATTCCACGGAACGCAATGCGCCGCCTGCGGATTCTCCTTCGAGGCCTCATACGGCGACATCGGGGAAGGTTTCATCCACATCCACCACACTGTGCCGGCGTCCCTGCTGGCCAGTGGGTACGAACTCGATCCCGTCGCCGACCTCGTGCCGTTGTGCGCCAATTGCCACGCCATGGCGCATCGTGGGGTCAGCACGGCGCGTACTGTCACCGAACTGCGGAACATCATCTCCGGCGCCGGCCACCTTCGGGGTGAAATGGTCAGCGAGCAAGCGCTGGAGGCCCAGGAAAACGCCCGGCGCATCATCGAAGGCCACCACGACTGAACAGCTGGCCAGAAGCCACAGCACCTGCAAAGCCACGGCGCAGGACTGAGGCCTAACGCCCTGCCAGCCCCTGGAGGATTGCCGCCCCCAACTGGGCCCCGTTGGCAAGCACCACAAACCCGGCCGCCGGGATGCCAAGCGCCCAAGCCGCCCGCCGCCGTCGCGCCTGCACCACGAGCAGCCGGAGCGCATGGAAGCTCTGTTGGAGCGCGAGCGGGTCGCCCAGTGGTACGGGCCGGCGATGCCAGGTTCCAGGGTGGACAGCCGCGGCGGCAATCTGCGCCACTTCCCGGGGACCCAGTTCGCGCGGACAGCGGCTGAGCCAGCGCAGCAGCTGCGTGTCGCTGACCACGGCAGCGTTCTCCGGCCGGGCCTTGATGGTCAGGCTTTTCGGTTCCACAACCACGACGACGCCGGTCACCTCCACGGCGGCGCCCACCGCAACGCTGAGCAGCTTGGCCGCGCGCGCCGCTTCGTGCGCCGCGTTGTAGTTGTAGAGGTGCCGCGTCTTCCTTCCCGCCACCATGAGTGTCCGGCCCGCCACCCACACGGACTGGCCGGAGTGGTTCTTTGTGTTGAGCGTAAAGACGCCGGGCGGGCCGATGAGCACATGGTCGATGTCTGCAGAACCGGCACCGACGGGAACGGCATGCAGAACGAGCCACTCGGGTCCCAGCCTTTCGAGGATCCCGCCGACAGCCATCTCACCGAGGGCGCCCTTGTACCAGGACAGGCTCTCTGAACTGAGCGGGTTGGCACCGAAGATTCGCTGAAGTGTTGTCCGGGGCCTCACCCGGCTTTGGACCGCCAGCAATTCCTCAATCACTGCCTGTGCGGGAACACGGTCACCCAATTGCGCTGGGGCCGGACCGGTGGTCATAGCGTGTGCTTCAGGAAGTGGCTCATGAGACCTGAGCCTAGGGACATTCGGACTGGTGAGGCGAGGTCCCGGGCAGCCGGCGCTCCATTCTTTCCCGAATCCTTGGGTGACGGTGGGGGAAGCTTGCACTTTCCCCCGGGCCGGATGCTGATCGCGTGCCGCCGAGTCTGTCCAGCACCGGGGATCCGGACTACGATTTTCCACCACACGGTGACCAATACGGCGGGGAGACGGGGAGTGAGGAAAACGCTGTGACCGAAGGCAGGAGACTAAGCGGGCCGCACTGGCGGCGGGTCATGGCAGCCCTCGCCAACAACGACGCCCGGACCGCGTACGCACAGATAGTTCTCGGCACCGATCCAGGGGATGTACTGGCGGATTTCAACGAGCAGCGGAAGAATCGGGCCATCGCTACGCTGCTGGATTCCGGGCTGGTGGAACCGAATGCTTCCGGTGGCCTGGAGGCGCCTGCGTCGATTTTCCGCGACCTTCTCAGTCAGCAATCCCGTCAGCCGCAGACAGGGCTGGACCGCTTCATGCGCCTGGGCAGGATCGAAAGGTATCCAGCCAATGTGGCGGAGCGGCGGGAGCTTCTGGCATGGATCGCCGGGGAGGCTATAAAGCCAGGTGAACAGCTGA
The window above is part of the Pseudarthrobacter sp. NS4 genome. Proteins encoded here:
- a CDS encoding DUF2087 domain-containing protein; its protein translation is MTEGRRLSGPHWRRVMAALANNDARTAYAQIVLGTDPGDVLADFNEQRKNRAIATLLDSGLVEPNASGGLEAPASIFRDLLSQQSRQPQTGLDRFMRLGRIERYPANVAERRELLAWIAGEAIKPGEQLTERQVNERLLSYTDDVVLLRRYMVDFGLLERTPSGSSYSRQE
- a CDS encoding dienelactone hydrolase family protein, with product MVRLGKFEEYLIEEFFDDYRAGEMTHRTFTRRVAFITGSMAAASAAMLLVGCTPEEVPRSTDPMPTPTPSSPTAGNGTAAAGADPGAKSPLSVPEGTPGLTTSTVTFPTGGTDISGYLARPDGAAAGPAVMICHENRGLTPHILDVARRFAKAGYSALALDLLSREGGTAGMDPDAVPGALTNAGAPRHVGDFAAAFDYLAAQDFVDPARIGMNGYCFGGGITWQAATELSGLKATAAFYGPAPDLSKVPAIRAAVFGVYAELDQRITGAMQGLRDALAGTSVTHQLTVYPGIDHAFHNDTGERYNEAQATAAWNDTLAWFGQHL
- a CDS encoding nuclease-related domain-containing protein, with the protein product MTTGPAPAQLGDRVPAQAVIEELLAVQSRVRPRTTLQRIFGANPLSSESLSWYKGALGEMAVGGILERLGPEWLVLHAVPVGAGSADIDHVLIGPPGVFTLNTKNHSGQSVWVAGRTLMVAGRKTRHLYNYNAAHEAARAAKLLSVAVGAAVEVTGVVVVVEPKSLTIKARPENAAVVSDTQLLRWLSRCPRELGPREVAQIAAAAVHPGTWHRRPVPLGDPLALQQSFHALRLLVVQARRRRAAWALGIPAAGFVVLANGAQLGAAILQGLAGR
- a CDS encoding HNH endonuclease, with product MAAVILGWNADRWDRWNYRAVVEQVLESGRFPDRWDVGPNWSIQPETEAWLLFQGTSEAGTGLIGHGVVLSETLEAEHLPDAGSGGRYAAVVFDALLPLGEQIRSDVLIEAVPGIPWVDALHRPVVSVPPSAEPGLRQLWRDLGPAAIEPTELVPGTYPLNAISSIVVNRYERDPDARRVCLAFHGTQCAACGFSFEASYGDIGEGFIHIHHTVPASLLASGYELDPVADLVPLCANCHAMAHRGVSTARTVTELRNIISGAGHLRGEMVSEQALEAQENARRIIEGHHD